A DNA window from Roseovarius sp. Pro17 contains the following coding sequences:
- the ftsZ gene encoding cell division protein FtsZ, whose protein sequence is MTLNLTMPGREDLKPRITVFGVGGAGGNAVNNMIEKQLDGVEFVVANTDAQALQQSNAESLIQLGVKVTEGLGAGARASVGAAAAEESIEQIVDHLAGAHMCFITAGMGGGTGTGAAPIIAQAARELGVLTVGVVTKPFQFEGGKRMKQAEDGVEALQKVVDTLIIIPNQNLFRLANEKTTFTEAFSMADDVLYQGVKGVTDLMVRPGLINLDFADVRAVMDEMGKAMMGTGEAEGEDRAIQAAEKAIANPLLDEISLKGAKGVLINITGGTDLTLFELDEAANRIREEVDSEANIIVGSTMDPDMQGKMRVSVVATGIDAAPAINDVPVPRRSLAQPLRQQTTAEHQEEREEVAAKPAAPAPTPQPEPVAARAEEPSEPSLFNSVEAERTAAEDQMEDIFEPREERVAAPRPAARADDDLPPPAYAPRASDEDEDLNAYVAPRRVAPGTPSPEAMARLQHAVGNVAARRPEGAQTPQVREQSREAQQQQPQAERPRFGINSLLNRMTGHAQEGEAPRQPRQQPSVQAQQSARMEPEDERDEQIEIPAFLRRQAN, encoded by the coding sequence ATGACATTGAACCTCACCATGCCCGGACGCGAAGACCTCAAGCCCCGGATCACCGTTTTCGGTGTTGGCGGCGCTGGCGGTAACGCGGTCAACAACATGATTGAAAAGCAGCTGGATGGGGTGGAGTTCGTCGTTGCAAACACGGACGCGCAAGCGCTTCAGCAATCCAATGCTGAAAGCCTTATCCAACTGGGCGTGAAAGTGACCGAAGGGCTGGGCGCGGGCGCCCGTGCATCGGTTGGCGCCGCCGCTGCCGAGGAAAGCATCGAACAGATCGTCGATCATCTGGCAGGCGCGCACATGTGCTTTATCACTGCCGGAATGGGCGGAGGCACCGGGACCGGCGCCGCGCCGATCATCGCGCAGGCCGCACGCGAGCTGGGCGTTCTGACCGTCGGCGTCGTAACCAAGCCGTTCCAGTTCGAGGGCGGCAAGCGGATGAAGCAGGCCGAGGACGGCGTCGAGGCGCTGCAAAAGGTCGTCGATACGCTGATCATCATTCCCAACCAGAACTTGTTCCGTCTGGCCAATGAGAAAACCACATTCACCGAGGCCTTTTCGATGGCTGACGATGTTCTTTATCAGGGCGTCAAAGGCGTGACCGATCTGATGGTTCGTCCGGGCCTGATCAACCTCGACTTTGCCGACGTTCGCGCCGTCATGGACGAGATGGGCAAGGCGATGATGGGCACAGGCGAGGCCGAGGGCGAAGATCGCGCGATCCAAGCCGCCGAAAAAGCCATCGCGAACCCGCTGCTTGACGAAATCAGCCTCAAGGGCGCCAAGGGCGTGCTGATCAACATCACTGGTGGCACCGATCTGACCCTGTTCGAGTTGGACGAAGCCGCGAACCGCATCCGCGAGGAAGTGGATTCCGAGGCGAACATCATTGTGGGTTCGACCATGGATCCGGACATGCAAGGCAAGATGCGCGTAAGCGTCGTCGCCACCGGCATCGACGCCGCGCCCGCGATAAACGACGTTCCTGTACCGCGCCGCTCGCTGGCCCAGCCGCTGCGCCAGCAGACCACAGCCGAGCATCAGGAAGAGCGCGAAGAAGTTGCAGCCAAGCCCGCCGCTCCGGCCCCCACGCCGCAGCCCGAGCCTGTTGCGGCTCGCGCCGAAGAGCCGTCCGAGCCGTCGCTCTTTAACTCGGTCGAGGCCGAGCGCACCGCTGCCGAGGACCAGATGGAGGACATCTTTGAGCCGCGCGAAGAGCGGGTTGCAGCGCCGCGCCCTGCCGCGCGCGCAGATGATGATCTGCCGCCCCCGGCCTATGCGCCCCGCGCATCTGATGAGGATGAGGATCTAAACGCCTATGTCGCGCCGCGCCGCGTCGCGCCCGGCACGCCCTCGCCCGAGGCGATGGCCCGTCTGCAACACGCCGTCGGTAATGTCGCAGCGCGCCGCCCCGAAGGCGCGCAGACGCCGCAGGTACGCGAGCAATCCCGCGAGGCCCAGCAGCAACAGCCGCAGGCCGAACGTCCGCGCTTTGGCATTAACTCGCTGCTTAACCGGATGACCGGTCACGCGCAGGAAGGCGAGGCACCTCGCCAGCCGCGTCAGCAGCCCAGCGTGCAAGCCCAGCAGTCCGCTCGGATGGAGCCTGAAGACGAGCGCGACGAGCAGATCGAGATCCCCGCGTTCCTGCGCCGGCAGGCAAACTGA
- the ftsA gene encoding cell division protein FtsA: protein MIELYESQRAMRNMRRAAMQRGVVAVLDVGTSKIACLVLRFDGTETRRDDSIGAMAGQAGFRVIGAATTRSRGVRFGEIDAMAETERAIRTSVQAAQKMANMRVDHVIACFSGASPRSYGLAGQVELEEHTVSEQDVSRVLSACDVPDFGDGREVLHAQPVNFALDHRSGLIDPRGQMGNTLSTDMHMLTVDGAAIQNLAHCVKRCDLELAGVASSSYVSGISSLVEDEQELGAACIDMGGGSAGISIFIKKHMIYCDSVRMGGEHVTSDISMGLSIPTATAERIKTFYGGVVATGMDDREMIEIHGDTGDWDHDRRSVSRAELIGIMRPRVEEILEEVRARLDAAGFDCLPSQQIVLTGGGSQIPGLDGLASRILGQQVRLGRPLRVHGLPQAATGSGFASAVGMCLFAANPQDEWWDFELPVDRYPQRSLKRAVKWFKDNW from the coding sequence ATGATCGAACTATATGAATCCCAGCGCGCAATGCGCAACATGCGCCGCGCAGCGATGCAGCGAGGCGTCGTCGCCGTACTGGACGTGGGCACGTCCAAGATCGCGTGCCTCGTGCTGCGCTTTGATGGAACCGAGACGCGCCGCGACGATAGCATTGGCGCGATGGCGGGGCAGGCGGGGTTTCGTGTAATCGGGGCGGCCACCACCCGCTCGCGCGGAGTGCGCTTTGGCGAAATCGACGCCATGGCCGAGACCGAGCGCGCGATTCGCACATCTGTGCAGGCCGCGCAAAAGATGGCGAACATGCGTGTCGACCACGTTATCGCGTGTTTCTCGGGCGCGTCACCGCGCAGCTATGGGCTGGCCGGGCAGGTGGAACTGGAAGAGCACACCGTCTCGGAGCAGGACGTCAGCCGCGTGCTGAGCGCCTGCGATGTCCCCGATTTCGGTGACGGTCGCGAGGTGCTGCACGCGCAGCCGGTGAACTTTGCGCTCGACCACCGCTCGGGGTTGATCGACCCGCGTGGGCAGATGGGCAATACGCTGAGCACCGACATGCACATGCTGACCGTCGATGGTGCGGCGATCCAGAACCTGGCCCATTGCGTCAAACGCTGCGATCTGGAGCTGGCAGGCGTCGCCAGCTCGTCCTATGTCAGCGGCATTTCCAGCCTCGTCGAGGACGAGCAGGAGCTGGGTGCCGCCTGCATCGATATGGGTGGCGGTAGTGCCGGTATCTCAATCTTTATCAAGAAACATATGATCTATTGCGACAGCGTCCGTATGGGCGGCGAGCATGTGACCAGCGACATTTCCATGGGTCTGTCGATCCCCACGGCCACCGCCGAGCGGATCAAGACGTTCTACGGCGGCGTGGTCGCCACCGGCATGGATGACCGCGAAATGATCGAAATTCACGGCGACACGGGCGACTGGGACCATGACCGGCGCAGCGTCAGCCGCGCCGAACTGATTGGTATCATGCGCCCGCGCGTCGAGGAAATCCTCGAAGAAGTGCGCGCGCGCCTCGATGCAGCGGGTTTTGACTGCCTGCCCAGCCAGCAGATCGTGCTGACCGGCGGTGGCAGCCAGATCCCCGGACTCGACGGGCTTGCCAGCCGCATTCTGGGTCAGCAGGTGCGCCTTGGGCGACCCTTGCGTGTGCATGGATTGCCGCAGGCCGCGACGGGATCAGGATTTGCCAGCGCGGTGGGCATGTGCCTGTTCGCGGCGAACCCGCAAGACGAATGGTGGGACTTTGAATTGCCGGTCGATCGCTATCCCCAGCGGTCGCTAAAACGGGCGGTAAAATGGTTCAAAGACAACTGGTAA
- a CDS encoding cell division protein FtsQ/DivIB: protein MRQVNTRNRNAGAKSDPAPSRWSYRMQRVLLTPMYRRMLRLGIPFCLTFGVATWYLSDPAVQQRIGLAVADIRHQIQTRPEFMVKLMSVDGASDRVAEDVRDTFTYTLPASSFDMDLDAVRAAVEELPAVASAAVRVRQGGVLEIRVRERQPAALIRVPKGLIVVDAEGVALDAIAYRGERPNLPVLTGPGADEAVAEALAIRAAAAPLAPRLRGLVRMGARRWDVVLDRDQRILLPVADPVRALERVIVLSEAQDMLERDIAVVDMRLADRPTLRMKERANEEWWRIRNLKPGTSAE, encoded by the coding sequence ATGCGACAGGTAAACACGCGCAACCGAAACGCCGGCGCCAAGAGCGATCCCGCCCCCTCGCGCTGGTCCTACCGGATGCAGCGGGTGCTGCTGACGCCGATGTATCGCCGCATGCTGCGCTTGGGCATTCCGTTCTGCCTGACCTTTGGGGTGGCGACGTGGTACCTGTCGGACCCTGCCGTGCAGCAACGCATCGGACTGGCGGTCGCCGATATCCGCCACCAGATCCAGACGCGCCCCGAATTCATGGTCAAGCTGATGTCCGTGGACGGCGCCAGCGATCGCGTCGCCGAAGACGTGCGCGACACGTTTACCTACACGCTGCCCGCCAGTTCATTCGACATGGACCTCGACGCCGTGCGCGCCGCAGTCGAGGAACTGCCGGCTGTCGCCAGCGCCGCCGTGCGCGTGCGTCAGGGTGGCGTGCTGGAAATCCGGGTGAGAGAACGTCAGCCCGCCGCGCTGATCCGCGTACCCAAGGGGCTGATCGTCGTCGACGCAGAAGGTGTCGCGCTCGACGCAATTGCGTATCGCGGCGAGCGGCCAAACCTGCCGGTGCTGACCGGGCCCGGCGCAGATGAGGCTGTGGCCGAGGCGCTGGCAATCCGCGCCGCTGCCGCGCCACTTGCGCCCCGTCTGCGCGGCCTTGTGCGCATGGGCGCGCGGCGCTGGGACGTGGTGCTGGACCGCGATCAGCGCATCCTGTTGCCAGTGGCCGATCCGGTCCGCGCGCTGGAGCGCGTGATCGTGCTGAGCGAGGCGCAGGACATGCTGGAGCGTGACATTGCAGTGGTAGACATGCGGCTGGCCGACAGGCCGACGCTGCGAATGAAAGAGCGCGCCAACGAAGAATGGTGGCGCATAAGAAATTTGAAGCCGGGGACGAGTGCAGAATGA
- a CDS encoding D-alanine--D-alanine ligase, whose product MVRSSRTNPKVAVIMGGPSAERDVSLSSGRECAAALRDEGYDVVEVDAGADLAVKLSEIAPDVVFNALHGRWGEDGCVQGLLEWLRIPYTHSGVLSSALAMDKEATKSAYRAIGLPVALSILANRDDVRAEHPMQPPYVVKPYNEGSSVGIYIVHEDANGPAQLSEDMPERVMVEAYAPGRELTTTVVGDRALTVTDIITDGWYDYAAKYEVGGSRHVVPAEIPQDIFDLCMDYALRAHVALGCRGVSRTDFRWDEAKGQAGLILLETNTQPGMTPTSLSPEQARATGMSFGALCRWMVEDASCDR is encoded by the coding sequence GTGGTTCGTTCGAGCAGAACAAACCCCAAAGTTGCGGTGATAATGGGTGGCCCGTCGGCAGAGCGCGACGTGTCGCTGTCGTCCGGGCGCGAATGCGCCGCCGCGCTGAGGGATGAAGGCTACGACGTGGTCGAGGTGGACGCTGGTGCGGACCTCGCAGTAAAGCTGTCCGAAATTGCCCCCGACGTTGTCTTTAACGCGCTCCATGGCCGTTGGGGCGAGGATGGCTGCGTGCAGGGCCTGCTAGAATGGCTGCGCATCCCCTATACCCACTCGGGCGTTCTGTCCTCGGCCCTTGCCATGGACAAGGAGGCGACGAAATCCGCCTACCGTGCCATCGGGTTGCCTGTGGCTCTCAGTATTCTGGCCAATCGCGACGACGTGCGTGCAGAGCATCCGATGCAGCCGCCCTATGTGGTTAAGCCTTACAACGAAGGCTCCTCGGTTGGCATCTATATCGTGCACGAGGATGCCAACGGCCCCGCGCAGCTATCCGAGGACATGCCCGAGCGCGTCATGGTCGAGGCCTATGCGCCGGGGCGCGAGTTGACCACGACTGTCGTCGGTGATCGCGCGCTGACCGTGACCGATATCATCACCGACGGCTGGTATGACTATGCTGCCAAATACGAGGTCGGCGGCTCGCGCCATGTCGTGCCTGCCGAGATCCCGCAGGACATTTTCGATCTGTGCATGGATTATGCCCTGCGTGCGCATGTGGCATTGGGCTGCCGGGGCGTCAGCCGCACCGATTTTCGCTGGGACGAAGCGAAAGGGCAGGCGGGTCTGATCCTGCTTGAGACGAACACGCAGCCCGGCATGACGCCCACATCGCTTAGCCCCGAACAGGCGCGGGCGACGGGGATGAGCTTTGGCGCGCTGTGTCGCTGGATGGTCGAGGACGCATCATGCGACAGGTAA
- the murB gene encoding UDP-N-acetylmuramate dehydrogenase has protein sequence MPTPRGKLTPQRPLADLTWLRVGGPADWLFQPADEADLADFLCALDPDIKVFPIGVGSNLIVRDGGLRAVVIRLGRGFNGIEVEGARVTAGAAALDAHVAKRAAEAGVDLTFLRTIPGAIGGAVRMNAGCYGSYTADVFVSARVVTREGEIVTLSADDLNFRYRQTDLPEGWVLISATLQGPEGDPETLAALMQAQLKKRDETQPTKDRTAGSTFRNPAGFSSTGDVTDTHELKAWKVIDDAGMRGARRGAAQMSPKHPNFLVNTGGATAADLEGLGEDVRKKVFQTSAIELEWEIMRVGEPAP, from the coding sequence ATGCCGACGCCACGAGGCAAGTTGACGCCTCAACGCCCGCTTGCGGACCTCACATGGCTGCGCGTGGGCGGGCCTGCCGACTGGCTGTTCCAGCCCGCGGACGAGGCCGATCTGGCCGATTTTCTGTGCGCGCTCGATCCCGACATCAAGGTGTTTCCCATAGGTGTCGGCAGCAATCTGATCGTGCGCGATGGCGGCCTGCGCGCTGTCGTGATCCGCCTCGGGCGCGGCTTTAACGGGATCGAGGTGGAGGGCGCGCGCGTCACCGCTGGCGCCGCCGCGCTGGATGCCCATGTGGCCAAGCGTGCTGCCGAGGCGGGGGTGGACCTGACGTTCCTGCGCACCATTCCGGGCGCGATCGGCGGGGCCGTGCGCATGAATGCGGGCTGCTATGGCAGCTATACAGCCGATGTCTTTGTCAGTGCGCGCGTGGTCACACGTGAGGGCGAGATCGTGACGCTAAGCGCTGACGACTTGAATTTTCGCTACCGCCAAACCGATCTGCCCGAGGGCTGGGTGCTGATCTCGGCCACGCTGCAAGGGCCGGAGGGCGATCCCGAGACGCTGGCCGCGCTTATGCAGGCACAGCTGAAAAAACGGGACGAAACCCAGCCAACCAAGGATCGCACGGCAGGCAGCACGTTCCGCAACCCCGCAGGCTTTAGCAGCACCGGCGACGTCACCGACACGCACGAACTAAAGGCGTGGAAGGTGATCGACGACGCGGGAATGCGCGGCGCACGTCGCGGGGCCGCGCAGATGAGCCCGAAACACCCCAATTTTCTGGTCAATACCGGCGGGGCCACAGCCGCCGATCTGGAGGGCTTGGGCGAAGATGTGCGAAAAAAGGTTTTTCAAACCAGCGCAATAGAGTTAGAGTGGGAAATCATGAGGGTCGGCGAACCGGCCCCTTGA
- a CDS encoding DUF2484 family protein: MPLSLILAFLWALFANLLAMTPSRDKHWRAAYALIAVGIPIVGYVTYQTGPLMGFVCLIGAISVLRWPVVYLWRWMRNTGHGLAED, translated from the coding sequence ATGCCCCTATCGCTAATATTGGCCTTCCTCTGGGCATTATTCGCCAACCTGCTGGCGATGACGCCCAGCCGTGACAAGCATTGGCGCGCGGCCTATGCGCTCATCGCCGTGGGAATCCCCATCGTTGGATATGTGACGTATCAGACCGGGCCGCTGATGGGCTTTGTGTGCCTCATCGGCGCGATTTCGGTGCTGCGCTGGCCGGTGGTTTATCTGTGGCGCTGGATGCGCAACACGGGGCACGGACTGGCCGAGGATTGA
- the murC gene encoding UDP-N-acetylmuramate--L-alanine ligase, producing MNAATKLPGDVGPIHFVGIGGIGMSGIAEVLLNHGYVVQGSDLKRSPLTDRLAEKGARIFEGQRVENLAAAEVVVISSAIKPGNPELDEARKRGLPVVRRAEMLAELMRLKSNIAVAGTHGKTTTTTMVAALLDHGQFDPTVVNGGIIHAYGSNARVGGGEWMVVEADESDGTFNRLPATIAIVTNIDPEHMEHWGTEAALHKGFEDFVSNIPFYGLAVCCTDDVDVQTLVGKITDRRVITYGFNAQADVRAVNLTYAKGIAHFDIALQSEGMVIEGCTLPMPGDHNVSNALSAVAVARHLGMKTAEIREALAAFGGVNRRFTRVGEVNGVTIIDDYGHHPTEISAVLKAARHATEGRVIAVHQPHRYTRLSHHFEEFCACFNEADIVGIAPVYGAGEEPIPGANRDDLVAGLIDRGHRDAHAIDGEDGLAELVRAHARPGDMVVCLGAGTISGWANRLPDALKTAELQEG from the coding sequence ATGAACGCAGCCACGAAACTTCCCGGCGATGTCGGCCCCATCCACTTTGTCGGTATTGGCGGCATCGGTATGTCCGGCATCGCCGAAGTGCTGCTGAACCATGGCTATGTGGTGCAGGGCAGCGATCTGAAACGCTCGCCCCTGACCGACCGGCTGGCCGAAAAGGGCGCGCGGATATTCGAGGGCCAGCGGGTCGAGAACCTAGCGGCCGCCGAGGTTGTCGTCATCTCGTCCGCGATCAAGCCCGGCAACCCCGAGCTGGACGAGGCCCGCAAGCGTGGCCTGCCCGTTGTGCGCCGCGCCGAGATGCTGGCCGAACTGATGCGCCTCAAATCCAACATCGCTGTCGCCGGAACGCATGGCAAGACGACGACCACCACTATGGTCGCCGCCCTTCTGGATCACGGCCAGTTTGATCCCACCGTCGTCAATGGCGGTATCATCCACGCCTATGGCAGCAACGCCCGTGTCGGTGGTGGCGAGTGGATGGTGGTTGAGGCCGACGAGAGTGACGGCACCTTTAACCGGCTGCCCGCCACCATCGCCATTGTGACCAATATCGACCCCGAGCATATGGAGCATTGGGGCACCGAGGCGGCGCTGCACAAGGGGTTCGAGGATTTCGTGTCCAACATCCCGTTCTATGGCCTCGCCGTCTGCTGCACCGATGATGTCGACGTCCAGACGCTGGTGGGCAAGATTACGGATCGGCGCGTCATCACCTATGGCTTTAACGCGCAGGCGGATGTGCGCGCGGTCAACTTAACCTACGCCAAGGGGATCGCGCATTTCGATATCGCGCTGCAATCCGAGGGCATGGTGATCGAGGGCTGCACCCTTCCCATGCCGGGCGATCACAACGTCAGCAACGCGCTTAGCGCTGTCGCCGTCGCGCGTCACCTCGGTATGAAGACCGCCGAAATCCGCGAAGCGCTGGCCGCCTTTGGTGGGGTGAACCGCCGCTTTACCCGCGTGGGTGAGGTGAATGGCGTCACTATTATTGACGACTATGGCCACCACCCGACCGAGATTTCAGCCGTGCTGAAGGCCGCGCGCCACGCCACCGAAGGGCGCGTCATCGCCGTGCATCAGCCACACCGCTACACGCGCCTCAGCCACCATTTTGAGGAATTCTGCGCCTGCTTCAACGAGGCCGACATCGTCGGTATCGCCCCTGTCTACGGCGCGGGCGAAGAGCCGATTCCGGGTGCGAACCGCGACGATCTGGTCGCGGGCCTGATCGACCGGGGCCATCGCGACGCACACGCCATTGACGGCGAGGACGGGCTGGCCGAACTGGTGCGCGCCCACGCGCGCCCCGGCGACATGGTGGTCTGCCTTGGCGCAGGCACGATCAGCGGCTGGGCGAACCGCCTGCCGGACGCACTTAAAACAGCCGAACTGCAGGAAGGATAA
- the murG gene encoding undecaprenyldiphospho-muramoylpentapeptide beta-N-acetylglucosaminyltransferase gives MSGKAPLVVMAAGGTGGHMFPAQSLAEHLLRQGWRVKLSTDARGARYTGGFPNGVEIEQIASASFARGGLVAKGLAPLRIFGGTLAATWRMLRDKPDVVIGFGGYPSIPALTAASLLRLPRVVHEQNGVMGRVNRFFAKRVEAIACGTWPTDLPEGIEGYHVGNPVRAAVAERAGAGYIPPGDYPMSILVIGGSQGARILSDVVPPAIAGLPMEILRNIRVAHQARGEDLERVCAYYAEHGIDADVQEFFDDVPSLMSEAQLIISRAGASSLADIAVIGRPAILIPYAAAAGDHQTANAQALTQAGAAILVPESRLDHTALTQQIETVMTQPKGASQMSRAALGCAMPDATLALAHLVQTIAQKGKG, from the coding sequence ATGAGTGGTAAGGCCCCCCTGGTCGTGATGGCCGCAGGCGGCACCGGCGGGCATATGTTCCCGGCGCAATCGCTGGCCGAGCATTTGCTACGCCAAGGCTGGCGGGTCAAACTTAGCACCGACGCGCGCGGCGCGCGCTACACCGGTGGTTTTCCAAACGGTGTCGAGATTGAGCAGATCGCCAGCGCCAGTTTCGCGCGCGGCGGGTTGGTGGCCAAGGGACTGGCGCCTTTGCGCATCTTTGGCGGCACGCTGGCTGCGACATGGCGGATGCTGCGCGACAAGCCCGATGTCGTGATCGGCTTTGGCGGTTATCCCAGCATCCCGGCACTTACGGCGGCGTCGCTACTTCGCCTGCCGCGCGTGGTGCATGAACAGAATGGCGTTATGGGCCGCGTGAACCGGTTTTTTGCGAAACGGGTCGAGGCCATCGCCTGCGGCACATGGCCAACGGATCTGCCCGAGGGCATTGAGGGCTATCATGTCGGCAATCCCGTGCGCGCCGCCGTGGCCGAGCGGGCAGGCGCGGGGTATATCCCGCCCGGCGATTATCCCATGTCGATCCTAGTGATTGGCGGCAGTCAGGGCGCGCGCATCCTCAGCGACGTGGTGCCGCCCGCTATTGCGGGACTGCCGATGGAAATCCTACGCAACATCCGCGTCGCCCATCAGGCGCGCGGCGAGGATCTGGAGCGTGTTTGCGCATATTACGCCGAACACGGCATCGATGCCGACGTGCAGGAATTCTTTGACGATGTGCCAAGCCTTATGAGCGAGGCGCAGTTGATTATCAGCCGCGCGGGTGCGTCCTCTCTTGCCGATATCGCCGTCATTGGCCGCCCCGCCATTTTGATCCCCTATGCCGCCGCTGCCGGTGATCATCAGACCGCGAACGCACAGGCGCTGACGCAGGCCGGCGCCGCGATCCTTGTGCCCGAGAGCCGTCTGGATCATACCGCGCTGACGCAGCAGATCGAAACGGTGATGACCCAGCCCAAAGGCGCCAGCCAGATGTCGCGCGCGGCCCTTGGTTGTGCCATGCCGGACGCCACTTTGGCGCTGGCGCACCTTGTCCAGACGATCGCTCAGAAAGGCAAAGGCTAG
- the ftsW gene encoding putative lipid II flippase FtsW, with product MTEMVYGSAPIRDVEPVLPKWWRTIDKWSMSCVLILFCIGLLLGFAASPPLAEKNGFAPFHYVQRQMFFGGMAMIAMLATSMMSPMLVRRLAVIGFLAALIALMMLPFLGTDFGKGAVRWYSLGFASVQPSEFLKPGFVVAAAWMMAASREIGGPPGLSWSFVLTIIIVAFLALQPDFGQAALVLFSWGVMYFVAGAPILLLTLMAGAVVMVGSLAYSNSEHFARRIDGFLSPDVDPTTQLGFATNAIQEGGFFGVGVGEGTVKWSLPDAHTDFIIAVAAEEYGLVLVLCIIALYATVVVRSLMRLMRERDPFIRLAGTGLACIFGVQAMINMGVAVRLLPAKGMTLPFVSYGGSSLIAGGIAVGMLFAFTRSRPQGEIGDILRGRAR from the coding sequence ATGACAGAAATGGTCTACGGATCGGCCCCCATACGGGATGTCGAGCCGGTCCTTCCCAAATGGTGGCGGACGATCGACAAGTGGTCGATGTCCTGCGTGTTGATCCTGTTCTGCATTGGCTTGCTTCTGGGCTTTGCTGCGTCGCCCCCCTTGGCCGAAAAGAACGGCTTTGCCCCATTTCACTATGTCCAGCGGCAGATGTTCTTTGGCGGGATGGCGATGATCGCCATGCTGGCGACTTCGATGATGAGCCCGATGTTGGTGCGGCGCCTCGCCGTTATCGGATTTCTGGCGGCGCTGATCGCGCTGATGATGCTGCCCTTCCTCGGGACCGATTTCGGCAAGGGGGCGGTGCGCTGGTATTCACTGGGTTTCGCGTCGGTGCAGCCCTCAGAATTTCTCAAGCCCGGATTTGTTGTCGCTGCCGCATGGATGATGGCGGCCAGCCGCGAGATTGGCGGTCCGCCCGGCCTGAGCTGGTCGTTCGTGCTGACCATTATTATCGTCGCATTCCTTGCGCTGCAGCCCGATTTCGGGCAGGCGGCACTGGTCCTGTTCTCGTGGGGCGTGATGTATTTCGTCGCGGGGGCGCCGATCCTGCTGCTGACGCTGATGGCGGGGGCGGTCGTGATGGTCGGCTCGTTGGCCTATTCCAATTCCGAGCATTTCGCGCGCCGCATCGACGGGTTCCTATCGCCTGACGTGGACCCGACGACGCAGCTGGGCTTTGCCACCAACGCGATTCAGGAGGGTGGATTTTTCGGCGTAGGCGTGGGCGAAGGGACCGTGAAATGGTCACTGCCTGATGCACATACCGATTTTATCATCGCAGTCGCCGCCGAGGAATACGGGCTGGTTTTGGTGCTGTGCATCATTGCGCTTTATGCCACGGTCGTCGTGCGCTCGCTGATGCGCCTGATGCGTGAGCGTGATCCGTTCATCCGCCTCGCCGGGACGGGTCTTGCCTGCATCTTTGGCGTGCAGGCAATGATCAACATGGGTGTCGCGGTGCGGCTGTTGCCGGCCAAGGGCATGACGCTGCCATTCGTCAGCTACGGCGGCTCGTCGCTGATTGCGGGCGGGATTGCGGTCGGTATGCTCTTTGCCTTTACGCGCTCGCGGCCTCAGGGTGAGATCGGAGATATCCTGAGAGGGCGCGCAAGATGA